CGGACAGCAGCTCGGCCGGCTGCGCTCCCATCTGCCGCAGGAAGCGGAAGGCCCACGAATCGAAGGTTCGGATCGACATATATCGCAACTCCTCCACCAGCGACTCCGCGGTCGAGGCAAGCTGCTCGATCCTTCGCGCGAGCGTACGGACAGCGCTGCGGGAGAAACTTAACACCAGTATTTCACGCGGGGTCAGCCCTGCATCCACCAGATTCACAAGCCGCAATGCAGACACCTGCGTTTTCCCCGCTCCAGGTCCGGCCACCACCAGCAGTCGATCCACGGCCGACGCCATCACTACCTCGGACTGCCGCCCGTCTAACCCTTCGAAGCGCATGGTTTCCCCGAAATTTTGCGTAAGGTCTTGCCGTCATCCCGACAGGTTCTGTCCGACAGCCTGCATTTTCTAATGAAAGAATCGAAATATTTCGATTGTGAAATAATACTCGAAATATGCGTTCAGAAATCCCCCTTCGCTCCTTTTTTCATAACGTTTTCGATGGGATGAATGCCGGAATTTCGCATCCTTACACTGGAAAGACCTATGGAGAATTCCTGGAGGTCGCCGTCTGGAGGACGGCTGAGGCACGATCGGGAGATTTTCGATTCACGCAAATTTTAACTTCTTACAACCTTTCATTTTCCTGGAACCAACAGGCAGGCGCGATTCGACCACCAAAGGGACAAATCAGGAAATTTCTTATGATCTTCCCTGGTATCGAAACTCTGCTCGCGCCGGCACCTCGGAAGCGGTCTTCCGACGGATGGCAGCTGTCAAGTTTCGCCCGACTGAGCAACACGGCTGTGGTACTCAAATTTTTTCATCGTCCCACCGATAACCACTCCAATGAGAAAACGTGCTTAATGGCCGCATGTTCGTCGCTATTGCAGACTCGCCATTCATGCCGACATTTCCCTTACTCGATTCCGCGCCGTAAAATTCGGACATCGGAACGTAGTACCAGCCAAGATGGGACCATTCCACAGATTTGCGCCGAAGACTGACGACATACGCCGTTTCAGTACCAAGAATTTGATCCATTCGCTCGAAAAACGGAAGATGATCCGCGTTGACACCGAGTTCGTTGCTTGCACTCACAAACTTGTACTTCACGTCGACCAGCTTCAACTTCCCGTCTTTTTTGACCTTGATGAAGTCCAGATCAGTCGGTCGCCCTTTTCGGTATGAGCCCGACAATTCGACATCAAAGATGTGCCGGTCGAGCAGCAAGTCCCTCATCAGATCGGTATCAATCGCATCGGCCGATATCAGACATTTCCTTGCAAACGCGATCGTATCCCTGCTTTCCTCCGCATCGATGTCCGGCAGACGCGAAGGCTTCCTCCCGGGCTCCTTCTTTTTCCACTGTCCGAAGAAAACGTCGTGCCCAACCTCATTAAACTGACCGCCTTCGAATTTGAAGTACACGAAACTGGAGATATCAAGCGAACGCAGGTCAAGATCCAAACGCGGCCGAAGTAAGAACATCGGAATGTCTGGAAGCGCCTTCTTCAGCCCGGCGTAAGTAGTCTGGACAGCGCTGCACCCGCTGCCGAGGACGCTGTAATAGCAGGTGTTTTCTAGCGGATCTTCGGATGCGGGATCTACAGGAAGAAACCATCCACCTGCACAAATTGCAGGATTAATCCGTGTAACGCTTGCGTACCGCAATTCGCCAAGGAAACCCGTGATTTTGTTGATGAACGCATTGTGAAAATCATTCTTGACATACGCCCGACCCATCGTATGCGTGCGTTTACCCCACAGTTCCGGAAAGATATTCCCCCAGACCGCACGAATCAGCAAGTCAACAATCAGTTCCTTATCGTTCAAATTTCCTCCTGTGTTAGTCGATCCTGAATATGCCGGCGACGCCGATAATGAAGGCGCACGCTCAGGATGCAACCGGCGCGACCGTCCTGAATTCAACCACCGAATACAAGGCGCTCGCGGCCTTCGTGATGTCATTGACGCGCCACTGCGCGCGCCGTTTATTCTTCGAGGGGTCGGTCGCATGCAGCTTGGGTGCCGGATCGAGAAAAATGACGCCGTCACTGATCGCCTTCAGAAGCCGCTCGGCCGTCGTGTTGCGGCACCAAATAACCGTCGTTTCGAACCTCACAAGATGCTCATATCCGGCGTCGAATTCCGCGCTGTCGGGATTCCGGACCCTGGACGCCGCGATATAGACGACCTCGTTGTGCTTCGCGCCCCAGCAGTTCATCAGGCGCTCAAGACTCCAAGAGGCGGCGACCTCCCCGTCCGGCCCGGCCAGTACGACGTCAACAGCATCAAATTTCGCGGTCAGCGGTGTCGCAGGATCGTAGGGGTATGCCCTGCGCTCGCCGCCCTCTCCGCGAAATTCGCGGACCTGTAGCGTAAGTCCCGACTTAGCGCAGGTCACGCCGGCGCGGTGTATGCCTGTCAGCCGCAGGTCACCGTCGCTGTCGCGGTACCCGTACTTCTTCATGAAGCCGGCGAAGTCTTTCGCATAGAAGCCACCGTCGGGCTCCGGCGTAAACAGCGTGACCTTGATCTGCGTGTGCGTCTTCAACTCGATGCCGTACAGATCGCCATCGGAATCCGAATTGGGATTAATACCGAGCTCGTGTTCGAGCGTATAACCGCACACCTGTGTTCCGGAAAATGGCAGCGAGCGGCCGTATGTATCGAGTCGGCAGCCGCGCACGGACCGGCCGAGAACGGCGGCGAGGCGAGCCTCGAGTTTGCTGCTATTGCCCTGTTCGGCGGTCAGGCGTTTGCAGGCGCGGGCGCGCTCAAAGCCCGGCAGCGCTGCGAGCTCAAGCTCAAATGCGGGCGAAAAGTCCAGACAGACAATACCGATGCATTTACCGCGCGGCAGACGGGCCAGCACCAGCAGTCGCTTTGCTTCCGGATGCAGCTTCGTGTACGCGACGGACAGCGCCTGCGGCATTGTATTGTCAACGGTGTGCAGGCCGGACAGTCGCGCTTCGGGATACTGCGAATAGATAATTGCCTTGAGTCGCTTGGCCGGCACCAGCGTGCCGTCACGCCGCAACCAGGCGAAACTGTTGAATACGGCCTCAGAAATCCGGCTGCCCGGCTCGGACCGCGCCTTCGTTTCGCTCGCACTTTCGCCGCGTTCGGCCAGCGTCAAGTCAAACAGGTCATACAGAACACCAAAGTCGGCGGCCAGATAAATCTGATTCTTGTCGTTGGCGTTCTTTGGCAGTACCTTCAGCAGCGCAAGATCCGCCCCCACGGATGCCAGGAGCGACGAAAGTTCTGCGACTGAACGGGGGGCGTGTTCAAACCCGGACGGAAAAGTGTTCATCTGTAGCCTCTTTGCAAGATGAACACACGTTACCACTAGTAAATGTTTTGGAAAACACAATTTTTTTATTCGTCACTTAAAAAGACTCGGACGAAAAAACATTTACATAAATATCAATAACTTAGAATAAATTCCCGGGATTTATCCTGTTGTTTAATGGTTACAGTGGGATATAGTTCGCACAAGACGGGCCGAAGTTTTCTTATTCGGCGGGCATGTCGGCCGGAGCGACACGGTTCGCCGGAATGTGGCGCTGTTCCGTACACAAGGATTCCCGGTCAGAGCGAACTAACCGGGCCAGCCGGTCCCCGAGCTCATCTTTATCCTGCCTCAGGCGCCCTCTGAGCGCACACTCCCATACAGTAAGTACGCGCCAGCCCGCGAGTCGCAAGGTCTCTGCGTTGCGCAGGTCACGCTCGCTGTTCGCTTTAATTTTTGACTGCCAGAAATCGGTTCTGGTCTGAGGAAGTTTGAAGAGATAGCAGTCGTGACCGTGCCAGAAACACCCGTGCACGAAGATAACTGTGCGGTATTTCGGCAGGACGATGTCGGGTGCGCCCGGAAGGCTAGCGACATGCAGGCGGAAGCGGAGTCCGCGCGCAAACAACAGTTT
This window of the Massilia sp. R2A-15 genome carries:
- a CDS encoding MvaI/BcnI family restriction endonuclease — its product is MNTFPSGFEHAPRSVAELSSLLASVGADLALLKVLPKNANDKNQIYLAADFGVLYDLFDLTLAERGESASETKARSEPGSRISEAVFNSFAWLRRDGTLVPAKRLKAIIYSQYPEARLSGLHTVDNTMPQALSVAYTKLHPEAKRLLVLARLPRGKCIGIVCLDFSPAFELELAALPGFERARACKRLTAEQGNSSKLEARLAAVLGRSVRGCRLDTYGRSLPFSGTQVCGYTLEHELGINPNSDSDGDLYGIELKTHTQIKVTLFTPEPDGGFYAKDFAGFMKKYGYRDSDGDLRLTGIHRAGVTCAKSGLTLQVREFRGEGGERRAYPYDPATPLTAKFDAVDVVLAGPDGEVAASWSLERLMNCWGAKHNEVVYIAASRVRNPDSAEFDAGYEHLVRFETTVIWCRNTTAERLLKAISDGVIFLDPAPKLHATDPSKNKRRAQWRVNDITKAASALYSVVEFRTVAPVAS
- a CDS encoding very short patch repair endonuclease, encoding MTDVHTPERRSKNMRAVRSKNTSPELLVRKLLFARGLRFRLHVASLPGAPDIVLPKYRTVIFVHGCFWHGHDCYLFKLPQTRTDFWQSKIKANSERDLRNAETLRLAGWRVLTVWECALRGRLRQDKDELGDRLARLVRSDRESLCTEQRHIPANRVAPADMPAE